In a single window of the Arthrobacter zhangbolii genome:
- a CDS encoding CpaF family protein, which yields MDALRIVEDEVRELIRVRGLDPQEQVGEVRRLVDAAVSDYDERSLLGSLPPLGRPESVRRQVFDAVAGFGVLQPLLDDPTVEEVWINSPSEVYLARDGRSELTSLTLTPEQVRVLVERMLKSSGRRLDLSSPFVDAALPDGSRLHVAIPDVTRRHWAVNIRKFVARARRLEHLVELGTLSAPAARFLDAAVGVGLNILVSGATQAGKTTMLNCLGAAIGARERVVTVEEIFELQLPLRDVVGLQCRQANLEGQGEIPLRRLVKEALRMRPDRLIVGEVREAESLDMLIALNAGLPGMCTVHANSARDAVTKLCTLPLLAGSNISSAFVVPTVASCIDLVVHCERTPSGQREVTEILALGRRVENGLIESSSVFARSEGQLAVTASSMPAAEKFARAGVNVAALLGSGQ from the coding sequence ATGGATGCGCTACGGATCGTGGAGGACGAGGTACGCGAACTCATCCGCGTGCGCGGCCTGGATCCGCAGGAACAGGTGGGGGAGGTCCGCCGCCTGGTGGACGCGGCAGTGTCGGATTACGACGAACGCTCGCTGCTCGGATCGCTGCCGCCGCTGGGACGGCCCGAATCGGTGCGCCGGCAGGTGTTCGACGCCGTCGCCGGATTCGGCGTTCTCCAGCCGCTGCTGGATGATCCGACGGTCGAGGAAGTCTGGATCAACTCTCCCTCAGAGGTCTACCTGGCGCGGGACGGCCGCTCGGAACTGACCTCGCTGACACTGACACCGGAACAGGTACGGGTCCTGGTGGAGCGGATGCTGAAATCCTCCGGTCGCCGGCTGGACCTGTCCTCGCCGTTTGTGGATGCTGCACTGCCGGACGGGTCCCGCCTGCACGTGGCCATACCTGATGTCACCCGGCGCCATTGGGCCGTCAACATCCGAAAGTTCGTGGCCCGCGCACGCCGCCTGGAGCACCTGGTGGAACTGGGCACGCTGTCCGCCCCCGCGGCCCGGTTCCTGGACGCTGCTGTGGGTGTCGGCCTGAATATCCTGGTGTCGGGTGCCACACAGGCGGGCAAGACCACCATGCTCAACTGCCTTGGCGCCGCCATTGGTGCCCGCGAACGGGTGGTGACCGTTGAGGAGATCTTCGAACTGCAGCTGCCGCTGCGTGATGTTGTGGGTCTGCAGTGCCGGCAGGCGAACCTGGAGGGGCAGGGCGAGATTCCGCTGCGGCGCCTGGTCAAGGAAGCGCTGCGCATGCGGCCGGACCGCCTGATTGTGGGGGAGGTCCGTGAAGCGGAAAGCCTGGACATGCTGATTGCCCTGAACGCAGGGCTGCCCGGGATGTGTACCGTACACGCCAACAGTGCCAGGGATGCAGTGACCAAGCTGTGCACTCTTCCGCTGCTGGCGGGAAGCAATATTTCGAGTGCATTCGTGGTCCCGACGGTGGCCTCCTGCATTGACCTGGTGGTCCATTGCGAAAGGACCCCATCCGGGCAACGGGAAGTGACCGAAATCCTGGCCCTGGGGCGCCGGGTCGAAAACGGCCTCATCGAGTCATCTTCCGTTTTTGCCCGGTCCGAGGGTCAGCTGGCCGTCACCGCGTCCTCCATGCCTGCTGCGGAGAAGTTCGCGCGGGCAGGAGTCAACGTCGCTGCACTCTTGGGGAGCGGACAGTGA
- a CDS encoding GH25 family lysozyme, protein MLAIAQPAGAATLTPETPAPPSYSGMQPPAPEPFATDSPTPVPTPVDASQIPPAPSDTTPTGTTNGESPDVDLPEPTETAPAPDETKEDDLESIIGILGAKMGQGLERLEDTQDPQLPGAEEITERIEAEQTLIEENVADRRLATGPDAFDARSPAQGATAAPAAFGRTASHEPSVSLAASWMPAGLQGMDVASHQPAVNWSRAWNQGARFAYVKATEATSYTNPLFTSQTSGATNAGMLHGAYHFAIPNVSSGARQANYFVDRGGKWTADGNTLPPLLDIEYNPYSELGDTCYDMSAREMIAWIRDFSSTVAARTGRVPMIYTTTDWWKTCTGNSNAFANHPLHIANYAKSPGSLPNGWGKYTLWQYSSTGPFEGDSNVYNGSLSQLRDFARGSRIAGPAKLYFQGNPVSSLAYGHTTDEFVTCDWDGDGIATPAAFRNGVWYIRNGLTGNASVTELRYGEKGDIPICGDWDGDGLDTLGVYRKGMAYLRNSNTTGKADGTFPFGAAYDIPLVGDWNGDGYDTLGVARMEGVGKRFYLTDSNIRPAVSHTFIYGNAGDTPISGDWNNDGFSTVGVQRSNIWHLTDDHSTAATTSRFAFGNPDDRPLTGQWSRGTGTSVGVIR, encoded by the coding sequence GTGCTCGCTATAGCGCAGCCTGCGGGCGCGGCCACCCTCACGCCGGAAACTCCGGCGCCACCCTCCTATTCCGGCATGCAGCCCCCTGCGCCTGAGCCCTTCGCAACCGATTCACCGACGCCCGTCCCCACTCCGGTCGATGCATCGCAGATACCTCCCGCACCCAGCGATACAACGCCGACGGGCACCACAAACGGGGAATCGCCGGATGTTGACCTTCCGGAGCCGACTGAGACTGCTCCGGCGCCCGACGAGACTAAGGAAGACGATCTCGAGTCGATAATTGGTATTCTCGGTGCAAAAATGGGCCAAGGACTGGAGCGCCTCGAGGATACTCAGGACCCCCAGTTGCCGGGCGCCGAGGAAATAACGGAGCGTATCGAAGCCGAACAGACCCTGATTGAGGAAAATGTTGCGGACAGGCGCCTGGCTACCGGACCAGATGCATTTGATGCCCGATCCCCCGCTCAGGGCGCGACGGCCGCCCCGGCAGCGTTCGGCCGAACAGCTTCCCATGAACCTTCCGTTTCGTTGGCCGCCAGTTGGATGCCCGCCGGCCTTCAGGGCATGGACGTCGCCAGCCATCAGCCGGCGGTGAACTGGAGCCGTGCATGGAACCAGGGCGCCCGCTTCGCGTACGTAAAAGCCACTGAAGCCACTTCCTACACCAATCCGCTTTTCACCAGCCAGACTTCCGGAGCCACTAACGCGGGGATGCTGCACGGGGCTTACCACTTTGCGATCCCGAATGTGTCCAGTGGTGCGCGGCAGGCCAACTACTTCGTAGACCGTGGCGGCAAGTGGACTGCCGACGGCAACACACTGCCTCCTCTGCTGGATATCGAATACAACCCTTACTCCGAGCTTGGCGACACCTGCTATGACATGTCAGCACGCGAGATGATCGCCTGGATCAGGGACTTCTCGTCAACCGTTGCGGCCCGAACAGGCAGGGTGCCGATGATCTACACAACAACTGACTGGTGGAAGACGTGTACTGGTAATTCGAATGCCTTCGCCAACCACCCGCTGCATATTGCCAACTACGCCAAGTCCCCGGGAAGCCTTCCTAACGGCTGGGGAAAATACACCCTTTGGCAGTACAGCAGCACAGGGCCGTTCGAAGGTGACTCCAACGTCTACAACGGCAGCCTGAGCCAGTTACGGGACTTCGCCCGGGGGTCCAGGATCGCCGGTCCGGCAAAGCTCTATTTCCAGGGAAACCCTGTATCCAGCCTCGCTTATGGGCACACCACCGATGAATTTGTGACATGTGACTGGGACGGAGATGGCATTGCAACCCCCGCCGCGTTCCGGAACGGGGTTTGGTATATCCGCAACGGGTTGACCGGTAATGCATCGGTAACGGAACTTCGATACGGGGAAAAAGGGGACATTCCGATCTGTGGGGACTGGGATGGCGACGGATTAGACACTCTGGGTGTCTACCGCAAAGGTATGGCCTATCTCAGGAACTCCAACACCACAGGCAAGGCTGACGGAACGTTTCCGTTCGGGGCGGCATACGACATCCCCTTGGTAGGAGACTGGAACGGAGATGGCTATGACACGCTCGGAGTTGCTCGGATGGAAGGCGTGGGAAAACGTTTCTACCTGACTGACAGCAACATACGCCCTGCCGTCAGTCACACCTTCATCTATGGGAACGCGGGAGATACCCCGATTTCCGGCGATTGGAACAACGACGGTTTTAGCACGGTAGGTGTTCAACGGAGCAACATATGGCATTTGACCGACGACCACAGCACCGCGGCCACCACCTCCAGATTTGCTTTCGGCAACCCCGATGACCGGCCACTCACCGGACAGTGGAGCCGGGGAACTGGAACGTCGGTGGGGGTAATCCGCTAG
- a CDS encoding type II secretion system F family protein: MSAAAGLCLGLGLLLLWQSCWVSPARPGPGRRRTGFLEDLLRQAGIDRVGVGGLLVTCAVTGFSALLLVYGLTLSVPIAACFGIFGAALPYALVRMQATRRRASLAELWPDVVDHLRSAIRAGLPLPDALIQLADNGPDELRGYFSSFASDYRSGGDFEDSLTRLKNRLSDPVADRIIEALRITRQVGGTDLGRLLGTLAGFLRENARTRSELLARQSWTVNAARLSAAAPWVVLLLLAARPETAAAYNTAAGAGVLAAGIGISVLCYRLMLRIGALPEDVRVLR; this comes from the coding sequence GTGAGCGCCGCCGCCGGACTCTGTCTGGGGCTTGGTCTGCTGCTGCTGTGGCAGTCATGCTGGGTGTCACCGGCCCGCCCGGGACCCGGACGCCGCCGCACCGGGTTCCTGGAAGACCTGCTGCGACAGGCGGGAATTGACCGCGTCGGTGTCGGCGGATTGCTGGTGACCTGTGCCGTCACCGGCTTCTCTGCTCTCCTCCTGGTCTACGGCCTGACGCTCTCAGTGCCCATCGCCGCGTGCTTCGGTATCTTCGGTGCTGCCCTTCCCTATGCCCTGGTGCGGATGCAGGCCACCCGGCGGAGGGCGTCGCTTGCCGAGCTCTGGCCCGACGTCGTTGACCACCTGCGTTCGGCGATCCGGGCCGGACTCCCGCTCCCCGATGCGCTGATCCAGTTGGCGGACAACGGGCCGGATGAACTGCGGGGGTACTTCTCCTCGTTCGCGTCGGACTACCGGTCCGGCGGTGACTTCGAGGATTCGCTGACCCGGCTGAAGAACAGGCTCTCGGATCCCGTCGCGGACCGGATTATCGAAGCTCTGCGGATTACCCGGCAGGTGGGCGGAACAGACCTGGGCCGCCTGCTGGGCACGCTGGCCGGTTTCCTGCGGGAGAACGCCCGTACCCGAAGCGAGCTGCTGGCACGGCAATCCTGGACCGTCAACGCGGCGCGGCTCTCAGCCGCTGCACCCTGGGTGGTGCTGCTGCTTCTGGCAGCCCGGCCGGAAACCGCGGCAGCGTACAACACCGCCGCGGGCGCCGGTGTCCTGGCGGCAGGCATCGGGATATCAGTGCTCTGCTACCGGCTGATGCTTCGGATCGGTGCCCTTCCGGAAGACGTGAGGGTCCTCCGGTGA
- a CDS encoding sugar nucleotide-binding protein produces MVEFSKALVTHETTIPGVVLFDLPVHGDNRGWFKENWQREKMLALGLPDFGPVQNNISFNESAGTTRGIHAEPWDKFVSVATGRIFGAWVDLREGPSFGTVFTAELDPSQAIFIPRGVGNAFQTLEDNTAYTYLVNDHWSADAQGQYTFLNLADESAAIQWPIPLEDAELSDKDRAHPRLADVVPMAPKKTLVLGADGQLGRALREVYAGDPSVEFAGRNEFDLCDAASYERNWKNYSAVINAAAYTGVDAAETAEGRKAAWRINVSAVARLARVAVENRLTLVHVSSDYVFDGTAESHTEDEEFSPLGVYGQTKAAGDAVVSVVPKHYIVRTSWVIGDGRNFVTTMAGLAGRGIAPSVVDDQVGRLTFTVDLAAGIRHLLDTGAPYGTYNLSNAGGPSSWADVAARVFELAGRSRADVTGISTADYFRDKAGTAPRPLNNSFDLGKIQAAGFTPAQYADRLPAYVSGVLNAEA; encoded by the coding sequence ATGGTTGAGTTTTCGAAGGCCCTGGTCACACACGAAACGACCATCCCCGGGGTTGTGCTTTTCGACCTGCCGGTGCACGGTGACAACCGGGGCTGGTTCAAGGAAAACTGGCAGCGCGAAAAGATGCTGGCTCTTGGCCTCCCCGATTTCGGGCCCGTCCAGAACAACATCTCCTTCAACGAATCCGCCGGCACCACTCGTGGTATCCATGCCGAGCCATGGGACAAGTTTGTTTCCGTCGCTACCGGACGGATTTTCGGGGCATGGGTGGACCTCCGCGAGGGCCCGAGCTTCGGTACCGTATTTACCGCGGAACTGGATCCGAGCCAGGCCATCTTCATTCCACGCGGCGTAGGCAACGCCTTCCAGACGCTTGAAGACAACACGGCCTACACCTACTTGGTGAATGACCATTGGAGCGCCGACGCTCAGGGCCAGTACACCTTTCTGAACCTGGCAGACGAGAGCGCAGCCATTCAGTGGCCGATCCCGCTGGAGGACGCGGAGCTCTCCGACAAGGACCGCGCCCACCCCCGCCTCGCCGACGTAGTGCCGATGGCACCGAAGAAGACGCTGGTGCTCGGGGCGGACGGTCAGCTGGGCCGGGCCCTGCGGGAGGTTTACGCAGGGGATCCCTCCGTGGAGTTCGCCGGACGGAATGAGTTCGACCTGTGCGACGCGGCTTCATACGAACGCAACTGGAAAAACTACTCCGCCGTCATCAACGCGGCTGCCTATACGGGGGTCGACGCCGCCGAAACCGCTGAGGGCAGGAAGGCTGCATGGCGGATCAACGTCTCCGCAGTGGCTCGTCTGGCGCGGGTAGCGGTGGAAAACCGGCTGACGCTCGTGCACGTTTCCAGCGACTATGTTTTCGACGGAACCGCGGAAAGCCACACGGAGGATGAGGAATTCTCGCCGCTGGGGGTCTACGGCCAGACCAAGGCAGCCGGCGACGCCGTTGTGTCCGTGGTTCCGAAGCACTACATAGTGCGAACGAGCTGGGTGATCGGAGACGGCAGGAACTTCGTCACCACCATGGCCGGGCTGGCGGGCCGGGGGATCGCTCCGTCTGTTGTGGACGACCAGGTGGGACGGCTGACTTTCACTGTTGATCTGGCGGCAGGGATCCGGCACCTGCTGGACACCGGGGCGCCCTACGGAACGTACAACCTCAGCAATGCCGGGGGACCGTCCAGTTGGGCCGATGTGGCGGCCAGGGTCTTCGAACTGGCCGGCCGCAGCCGTGCCGACGTGACGGGGATCAGTACCGCGGACTACTTCAGGGACAAGGCAGGAACTGCCCCTCGTCCGCTTAACAACTCATTTGATCTCGGCAAGATCCAGGCCGCCGGGTTTACCCCGGCGCAATACGCTGACCGTTTGCCTGCCTACGTCTCTGGAGTTCTCAATGCCGAAGCCTGA
- a CDS encoding type II secretion system F family protein — MTGLTSMAMLAGAMVGISLLLVLHRLPPLRSTTFAERVAPQLRSVSPASRLLDPSTPDLTPFGPLERILRPVLRDAGRRLARLSPGNRSLAVRLQQAGGTKTVLDFRVEQVLCAGGGLLMGGTATAFLAGSGRIGVPAVVLGILACAAAGFLLRDYLLTHQIKRRNARILAEFPSLAEMMALAVGAGENAVGSLERVSAAAQGELAGEFRRVLAQTRAGTPLTAALEELSDRIRLAPLTRFVDGVSVAVERGTPLADVMRAQAQDVRDAAKRELMETAGKKEIAMMVPVVFGILPLTVLFAVFPGMALLRLGL; from the coding sequence GTGACCGGCCTGACGTCGATGGCGATGCTGGCAGGTGCCATGGTGGGCATCAGCCTGCTCCTGGTGCTGCACCGGTTGCCGCCGTTGCGCAGCACCACATTCGCAGAGCGCGTGGCGCCCCAACTACGCTCGGTCAGCCCGGCGTCGAGGCTGCTGGACCCTTCAACGCCGGACCTCACGCCCTTCGGCCCGCTGGAACGCATCCTGCGTCCGGTACTGCGAGACGCCGGACGCCGGCTGGCCCGGCTGTCTCCCGGGAACAGATCGCTCGCCGTCCGGCTGCAGCAGGCCGGCGGGACGAAAACCGTCCTGGATTTCCGGGTGGAGCAGGTGCTCTGTGCCGGTGGCGGGCTCCTGATGGGAGGGACGGCGACGGCGTTCCTGGCCGGCAGCGGACGCATCGGCGTGCCGGCTGTAGTCCTGGGGATTCTTGCCTGCGCCGCAGCGGGCTTCCTCCTGCGGGATTATCTGTTGACCCACCAAATAAAGCGCCGCAATGCCCGCATCCTGGCCGAGTTTCCCAGTCTTGCCGAAATGATGGCGCTCGCGGTCGGAGCGGGGGAGAACGCCGTGGGGTCACTGGAACGTGTCTCAGCAGCGGCGCAGGGAGAACTGGCCGGGGAGTTTCGCAGGGTACTGGCACAGACACGGGCGGGAACACCGCTGACTGCCGCGTTGGAGGAGCTGTCCGACCGGATCCGGCTGGCGCCGCTGACGCGTTTTGTGGACGGGGTCAGCGTGGCTGTGGAACGCGGGACACCTCTGGCAGACGTGATGCGGGCCCAGGCCCAGGATGTCCGGGACGCGGCCAAACGCGAGCTGATGGAAACGGCAGGAAAAAAGGAAATCGCCATGATGGTGCCGGTGGTTTTCGGCATCCTTCCCCTGACGGTCCTGTTTGCCGTATTTCCCGGCATGGCGCTGTTGAGGCTGGGGCTGTGA
- a CDS encoding DUF2304 domain-containing protein: MTNTVVPFIAALLVVGSVVWLLRQRKLREKYAVLWILVGLVTLILAGFPQLLSFAAELTGFALPSNLLFLLAILLPIGVCLHLSLEISVVEDETRALAEEAAILRAQLEALQANVDGLVPGQGISPALPHPRAQEKEHPEHGQQGIRTDES, from the coding sequence ATGACAAACACCGTGGTGCCTTTCATTGCGGCTCTTCTCGTGGTCGGCTCAGTTGTATGGTTGCTGCGCCAGCGGAAGCTGCGGGAGAAATACGCAGTCTTATGGATTCTGGTTGGCCTGGTCACGCTGATTCTTGCCGGCTTCCCGCAGCTTCTCAGCTTTGCGGCAGAGCTGACAGGGTTCGCGCTGCCGTCTAATCTGCTCTTCCTCCTGGCGATCCTCCTTCCTATCGGAGTGTGCCTGCATTTGTCACTGGAGATTTCCGTCGTAGAGGACGAAACCCGTGCTCTGGCGGAAGAGGCCGCCATCCTGCGGGCCCAGTTGGAAGCACTCCAAGCCAATGTGGACGGCTTGGTTCCAGGGCAGGGAATCTCTCCTGCCCTGCCGCACCCAAGGGCGCAGGAGAAAGAGCATCCCGAACACGGACAACAGGGAATCCGTACGGACGAGTCTTAA
- the rfbB gene encoding dTDP-glucose 4,6-dehydratase, with the protein MQKLLVTGGAGFIGSNFVHYALANTDAAITVLDKLTYAGNIASLQGLPEDRFTFVKGDICDAELVNTLVGSADVVVHYAAESHNDNSLHDPRPFLDTNIIGTYTLIEAARRHGTRFHHISTDEVYGDLELDDPERFTEKTPYNPSSPYSSTKAGSDLLVRAWVRSFGLQATISNCSNNYGPYQHVEKFIPRQITNVIDGIRPKLYGAGENVRDWIHANDHSSAVLRIIEKGEIGQTYLIGADGEKNNKDVVELILKHMGQPADAYDQVIDRPGHDMRYAIDSTRLRSELGWEPQFSNFDQGIEDTIRWYRDNEAWWRPQKAETEAKYKVQGQ; encoded by the coding sequence ATGCAGAAACTCCTCGTTACCGGCGGTGCCGGCTTTATCGGTTCAAACTTCGTGCACTACGCACTGGCCAATACTGACGCGGCCATTACGGTCCTGGACAAGCTCACCTATGCCGGGAACATAGCCTCGCTGCAGGGGCTCCCAGAAGACCGCTTCACATTTGTCAAGGGCGACATCTGCGACGCGGAGCTCGTAAATACGCTGGTCGGTTCGGCCGACGTCGTCGTCCATTATGCGGCGGAATCCCACAACGACAACTCCCTCCACGATCCGCGTCCGTTCCTGGACACAAACATCATCGGCACCTACACGCTGATCGAAGCAGCCCGCCGGCACGGTACGCGGTTCCATCACATTTCGACGGACGAGGTCTACGGTGACCTGGAACTCGACGATCCGGAGCGGTTCACAGAAAAGACCCCGTATAACCCCTCAAGCCCGTATTCCTCCACGAAGGCAGGGTCGGACCTGCTGGTGCGTGCCTGGGTCCGTTCCTTCGGGCTGCAGGCCACTATCAGCAACTGCTCCAATAACTACGGCCCTTACCAGCACGTGGAGAAATTCATTCCCCGCCAGATCACCAACGTAATCGACGGAATCCGCCCGAAGCTCTACGGAGCCGGCGAAAACGTCCGCGACTGGATTCACGCCAATGACCATTCCTCGGCTGTGCTCCGGATCATCGAAAAGGGTGAAATCGGTCAGACCTACCTCATTGGCGCGGACGGCGAGAAGAACAACAAAGACGTTGTGGAGCTGATTCTTAAACACATGGGCCAGCCTGCCGATGCGTATGACCAGGTCATTGACCGTCCCGGCCACGATATGCGCTATGCCATCGACTCCACCCGCCTGCGATCGGAGCTGGGCTGGGAGCCGCAGTTCTCCAACTTCGACCAGGGGATTGAGGACACCATCCGCTGGTACCGGGACAACGAGGCATGGTGGCGGCCGCAGAAGGCCGAAACCGAAGCCAAATACAAGGTTCAGGGGCAGTAG
- a CDS encoding glycosyltransferase family 2 protein: MPAWNESESVGNTVAEVIRTVPHCDVLVVDDGSTDNTADLASAAGATVLRLPFNLGVGGAMRSGYKYAKRFNYTRAIQVDADGQHDPKDLINVVKGLEKADISIGARFAEKGNYEVRGPRKWAMSFLGWSISRVARTRLTDVTSGFRAANARAIAQYCEHYPAEYLGDTIDSLVVAVRSGLTVTQVPVEMRPRQGGQPSHNPAKAALYLARSGFALVIAMTRKKTRIPEHIGAAK, translated from the coding sequence ATGCCGGCTTGGAACGAGTCTGAGTCGGTGGGAAACACCGTCGCTGAGGTCATTCGGACAGTGCCGCACTGCGACGTGCTGGTCGTAGATGACGGATCAACCGACAACACGGCGGATCTCGCTTCAGCAGCCGGGGCCACTGTGCTTCGCCTGCCGTTCAATCTTGGCGTAGGCGGAGCGATGCGCTCAGGCTACAAATACGCCAAACGGTTCAATTACACTCGGGCCATTCAGGTGGATGCTGATGGACAGCATGATCCCAAGGACCTCATCAATGTGGTGAAGGGATTGGAAAAGGCGGACATCTCCATCGGAGCCCGCTTTGCAGAGAAGGGCAACTATGAGGTGCGCGGACCGCGGAAATGGGCCATGTCCTTCCTCGGCTGGTCCATCTCGCGAGTAGCACGGACCCGTCTGACCGACGTAACGTCCGGTTTCCGCGCGGCCAATGCCCGTGCTATCGCCCAGTATTGCGAGCATTATCCCGCGGAGTATCTTGGTGACACGATCGACTCACTCGTAGTGGCGGTTCGGTCCGGGCTGACGGTAACGCAGGTTCCTGTCGAGATGAGGCCCAGACAGGGTGGACAGCCGAGTCACAACCCGGCTAAAGCCGCCCTGTACCTGGCCCGCAGCGGCTTTGCTCTCGTCATAGCCATGACCCGCAAGAAAACCCGGATTCCTGAGCATATCGGAGCAGCAAAATGA
- a CDS encoding glycosyltransferase family 2 protein: MEKIDVLLPYYGDVEFMKIATASVLAQSYDHWRLLVLDDAYADDEPARWFAGQTDPRITYLRNSENLGASGNFRKALSMAQAPLTVMMGADDVMLPGYLQRVAEILDAYPQVAVAQPRVQVIDEYGYPILPLTDRIKRFISPKPAPEVVIGGEDMAASLLHGGWHYFPSLAWRTAEMQRYGFRPGYDVVQDLALLLDIAAGGGSMVLFDDTVFQYRRHSRSDSSVRAGDGRRFEEERRFFCAEAERFRTLGWQRAARAAHLHWTSRLHALSLLLRTARSADWGAAGLLWRHVVR, translated from the coding sequence ATGGAGAAAATCGACGTATTACTCCCCTACTACGGCGACGTGGAATTCATGAAGATTGCAACTGCGAGCGTGCTCGCCCAAAGCTACGACCACTGGCGGTTGCTGGTCCTGGACGACGCCTATGCCGACGATGAACCTGCACGCTGGTTTGCAGGCCAGACGGACCCCCGCATCACCTATCTCCGTAACAGTGAGAACCTGGGCGCCAGCGGGAACTTTCGAAAAGCCCTCAGCATGGCGCAGGCTCCCCTGACCGTGATGATGGGTGCCGACGACGTAATGCTGCCGGGTTATTTGCAGCGGGTCGCAGAGATACTCGATGCCTACCCGCAGGTTGCGGTGGCGCAACCTCGCGTGCAGGTCATTGACGAATACGGATATCCAATACTTCCGCTGACAGACCGGATCAAACGGTTTATCTCGCCAAAACCTGCTCCTGAGGTGGTTATCGGAGGGGAAGACATGGCTGCAAGCCTGCTCCACGGAGGCTGGCACTACTTTCCGTCATTGGCTTGGCGGACTGCGGAGATGCAGCGTTACGGATTTAGACCCGGGTACGACGTTGTTCAGGATCTGGCGCTCCTATTGGACATCGCGGCCGGAGGGGGTTCCATGGTGCTATTTGATGACACCGTCTTCCAGTACCGACGCCACTCGAGGTCAGATTCTTCCGTGAGGGCGGGAGATGGTCGCCGTTTCGAAGAAGAGAGGAGGTTCTTTTGCGCGGAGGCTGAACGTTTCCGGACGCTCGGATGGCAACGTGCTGCGCGGGCCGCCCATCTGCACTGGACCTCCCGTCTCCATGCCCTCAGTCTGCTTCTTCGCACGGCACGCAGTGCCGATTGGGGAGCTGCCGGACTTCTCTGGCGCCACGTAGTCCGGTAA
- a CDS encoding glycosyltransferase produces MPKPDATVGIYIPFWGELDYLQTAVESVLAQTNPDWTLTVVNDAHPDYSVDAYFETLQDPRIQYVRNEENCGITENFRRCVQMAVEPRVVVMGCDDFLLEGYVDAVCKAHAGCPGADLIQPGVAVVDESGTVVRPLVDRVKQSLLRPRSESPLLLSGDKLAANLMHGNWLYWPSLAFRREAIQSHDFRDGFPVIQDLALILDILLDGGDLLMVPDVVFAYRRHSSSASSLELRDGSRFAGERKFFEHAMALSTAKGWRKTQSAARLHVTSRLHALVLLPGVLVRRDMRTAKVILRHVFGS; encoded by the coding sequence ATGCCGAAGCCTGATGCCACCGTTGGAATCTACATCCCGTTCTGGGGCGAACTCGACTACCTTCAGACGGCCGTGGAAAGCGTCCTCGCCCAGACCAATCCGGACTGGACCCTCACTGTCGTGAACGACGCACACCCTGATTATTCCGTTGATGCCTATTTTGAAACCCTGCAGGACCCGCGGATCCAGTACGTCCGTAACGAGGAGAACTGCGGAATCACCGAAAACTTCCGCCGATGCGTGCAGATGGCCGTCGAACCGCGTGTTGTAGTGATGGGGTGCGACGACTTCCTGTTGGAGGGGTACGTCGATGCTGTCTGCAAGGCCCATGCGGGCTGCCCCGGCGCGGACCTGATCCAGCCGGGGGTTGCCGTGGTGGATGAAAGCGGCACGGTGGTCAGGCCCTTGGTGGACCGGGTGAAGCAGTCACTGCTTCGGCCCCGCAGCGAATCCCCCCTCCTGCTGTCCGGTGACAAGCTGGCGGCCAACCTGATGCATGGGAACTGGCTTTACTGGCCATCGCTGGCCTTCCGGCGTGAGGCGATCCAGTCCCACGATTTCCGTGACGGCTTCCCCGTCATCCAGGACCTCGCCCTGATCTTGGACATCCTGCTCGACGGCGGCGACCTGCTGATGGTCCCAGACGTCGTATTTGCCTACCGCCGGCACAGTTCGAGTGCCTCGTCGCTTGAGCTGCGGGACGGGTCTAGGTTTGCCGGCGAGCGGAAATTCTTCGAACACGCCATGGCGCTAAGTACAGCCAAGGGCTGGAGGAAGACGCAGTCCGCAGCGCGTCTGCATGTCACATCGCGCCTGCATGCCCTTGTCCTGCTGCCGGGAGTCCTCGTGCGGCGGGATATGCGAACTGCAAAAGTGATCCTCCGGCACGTTTTCGGGAGCTGA